The sequence TGAGATACCATAATCCTCCGCTCCATCCAGCGCATGCCAGGTAAGCAGTATCCGGACGGCCCTTCCGCTTGCATCAACCTCAAACAGCCTGCCTCTTTTTGTGTCGATAGATTTTATTATTTTCATAGCCACTCAGATCCTGCTTGATCTGCCCATGCTTCTGTCTATGCACCTCACTCCAGCTGCACGGGCCCGCATGTTAGGAGAGCTCCCAAAGTCATCAATCTCCCACCATCCCCATCGCCTCCATCATTCTTCTGTTGATTCTTCGCACATCTAACTGCTACTTAGAGATCCTGCCACTGACAGCAAGAGAGATCCCCTCTCAGGATAAACGCCAGATCTGTAAAAGGAGGCTGTTTTGAGACATGTTCATTTATAAATGCACTTTCTGTGTCCGATTCTTAAGATCACTATATTTTCATGGTTAATGTCAAATATAACTCTGTAATCTCCTATCCTTAATCTGTATGTTCCTATGCTGGGATGTATCAACTTTCGAGCGTGTTTTAGGGGATCCTCAGCGTACTCCTTAAGTTTCGCAGCGATTCTGCTCTGCATCTCTTTATCGATGTTTTCCAAGTCTTTCAATGCTCTCTGAGTTAACACTATCCTATACATCAAAAATTTCCTCGAAATATTTCACTCGCCCCTCTTTGTAATCGCTTCTCGCCTCTTCAACGGATTTAAGATAGTCATCGCTCGAAAGTGCTAAGATATCTTCAATGTAATCATCCATGGCCGCTCTGACCGCATCCGATATTAAGGACCGCAATTCCTCGACGGTTAAATCCTTCACCTTTGTCTCCATTGCAAAACACCAATCTTTATAGGAGTGTG is a genomic window of Methanothrix sp. containing:
- a CDS encoding type II toxin-antitoxin system RelE/ParE family toxin, translating into MYRIVLTQRALKDLENIDKEMQSRIAAKLKEYAEDPLKHARKLIHPSIGTYRLRIGDYRVIFDINHENIVILRIGHRKCIYK